The following proteins are encoded in a genomic region of Acidobacteriota bacterium:
- the glnA gene encoding type I glutamate--ammonia ligase has translation MNAKNVLTYAADQEARFVSVRFTDLIGSWHHLTFPIDMLSEDSFEDGFGFDASSLRGWAAIHESDMLLVPDPTRFWIDPFTEDTTLCLIANAVDPITKEGYWLDPRSVAQRAESYLKFTGIADTINVGPEAEFFIFDEARYHNNQHSAGFYVNSDEGHWNSGREGTFDNPNNGYHIRPKEGYVPVAPLDTSIDLRNTISSILGEVGIIVECHHHEVATAGQCEIDFRFSNLLHTADNLMLFKYVVKNTCHAAGKSATFMPKPIYGDNGSGMHCHQSLWKDGSPLFAGDQYAGLSEMAKFYIGGLLKHAPALVGFAAPTTNSYKRLVPGFEAPVNLAYSARNRSAAVRIPMFSSSPKAKRLEFRPPDPSCNPYLTFAALLMAGLDGIQNRIDPGEPLDKDIYDLPPEELANVPSLPGSLDEALDALEKDHEFLLKGDVFTESLIERWITYKRENEITPLRLRPHPMEFSMYYDI, from the coding sequence ATGAACGCAAAAAATGTGCTGACATATGCCGCGGACCAAGAAGCGAGATTCGTCTCGGTCCGGTTTACCGATCTGATCGGGTCGTGGCATCACCTTACTTTTCCGATCGATATGTTGTCGGAAGACAGCTTTGAGGACGGTTTCGGATTCGATGCATCCAGTCTTCGCGGCTGGGCGGCGATCCACGAATCGGACATGCTGCTCGTGCCTGATCCGACGCGGTTTTGGATCGATCCGTTTACCGAAGATACTACTCTCTGTCTGATCGCAAATGCCGTCGATCCGATCACCAAAGAAGGATACTGGCTCGATCCTCGATCGGTCGCACAGCGTGCCGAGAGCTATCTCAAATTCACGGGCATCGCCGACACGATCAATGTTGGTCCCGAGGCCGAGTTCTTTATCTTCGACGAAGCCCGATATCACAACAACCAGCACTCGGCAGGGTTTTATGTCAATTCGGACGAAGGCCACTGGAATTCGGGCCGCGAAGGCACATTCGACAATCCGAACAATGGCTATCACATTCGCCCTAAGGAAGGTTACGTTCCGGTCGCGCCGCTGGACACTTCGATCGATCTGCGAAACACGATCTCGTCGATCCTCGGCGAAGTCGGCATCATTGTGGAGTGTCATCACCATGAGGTCGCAACTGCCGGACAGTGCGAGATCGATTTCAGATTCTCAAACCTGCTGCATACTGCCGACAATCTGATGTTGTTCAAATACGTCGTCAAAAACACGTGCCACGCTGCGGGCAAATCGGCGACGTTCATGCCGAAGCCGATCTACGGTGACAATGGCTCGGGCATGCATTGCCACCAGTCGCTGTGGAAGGACGGCAGTCCGCTGTTTGCAGGCGATCAATACGCAGGCCTGTCGGAAATGGCCAAGTTCTACATCGGCGGACTGCTGAAACACGCTCCGGCTCTCGTAGGATTTGCGGCTCCGACGACCAATAGCTACAAGCGCCTCGTCCCGGGATTCGAAGCTCCGGTCAATCTGGCATATTCGGCCCGCAACCGCTCCGCGGCGGTCAGAATTCCGATGTTCTCGTCTTCGCCGAAGGCCAAACGCCTCGAATTTCGTCCGCCCGATCCGTCGTGCAATCCGTATCTGACGTTCGCGGCGTTGCTGATGGCCGGACTTGACGGCATCCAGAACCGCATCGATCCCGGCGAGCCGCTCGACAAGGACATCTACGATCTGCCGCCCGAAGAGCTGGCGAATGTCCCTTCGCTGCCGGGCAGCCTCGACGAAGCGCTAGACGCTCTGGAAAAGGACCACGAGTTCCTGCTTAAAGGCGACGTCTTCACCGAATCGCTCATTGAACGCTGGATCACCTACAAACGCGAAAACGAGATCACGCCGCTACGTCTGCGTCCGCATCCGATGGAATTCTCGATGTACTACGACATCTAA
- a CDS encoding GNAT family N-acetyltransferase — translation MIVEPVVLEGEVVRLEPMAVGHLDGLWEAGRDESLWRLIPTNVASIDDMRKYVESAIADRDRGVALPFVTVERASGKVIGATRFGNIDAANLRAEIGWTWITPAFQRTAVNTEAKLLMLTHAFETWKCIRVELKTDALNERSRAAIKRLGATEEGIFRKHMICDTGRFRDSVYFSIIDTEWPTVKEDLEKRLTSR, via the coding sequence ATGATCGTTGAACCGGTTGTTTTAGAGGGCGAGGTTGTGCGGCTGGAGCCGATGGCGGTGGGGCATCTGGACGGGCTGTGGGAAGCGGGGCGGGATGAATCGCTTTGGCGGCTGATCCCGACGAATGTTGCTTCGATCGATGATATGCGGAAGTATGTCGAATCGGCGATCGCGGACCGGGATCGCGGGGTGGCATTGCCGTTTGTGACGGTTGAGAGGGCATCGGGGAAGGTGATCGGGGCGACGCGGTTTGGGAATATTGATGCGGCGAATTTGAGGGCGGAGATCGGTTGGACGTGGATCACGCCGGCGTTTCAGCGGACGGCGGTAAATACCGAGGCGAAGCTGCTGATGCTGACGCATGCTTTTGAGACGTGGAAATGCATCCGCGTTGAGCTAAAGACGGATGCCTTGAACGAACGTTCCCGAGCCGCAATTAAGCGTCTCGGTGCTACGGAAGAGGGAATATTTCGCAAACATATGATCTGCGACACGGGCCGGTTTCGCGATTCGGTTTATTTCAGTATCATTGACACAGAATGGCCGACGGTGAAAGAAGATCTGGAGAAGAGGTTAACATCACGATGA
- a CDS encoding 2-nitropropane dioxygenase — MDKFSVICPCCDTNITVDAHTGAIIGHVEKKKITGSFEDLQGELSKQKEMREQLFAQEMSSMKDRERLLEEKFQEALKKADKTTGVPFRNPLDMD; from the coding sequence ATGGATAAGTTCAGCGTAATTTGCCCGTGCTGCGATACGAACATCACCGTCGACGCCCATACGGGTGCGATCATCGGGCACGTGGAGAAAAAAAAGATCACCGGTTCGTTCGAAGATCTGCAAGGTGAATTGAGCAAGCAGAAAGAGATGCGCGAACAGCTGTTCGCACAGGAAATGTCGTCGATGAAGGACCGCGAGCGGCTGCTCGAAGAAAAATTCCAGGAAGCACTCAAAAAGGCGGACAAGACCACCGGTGTGCCGTTCCGCAACCCGCTTGATATGGACTAG
- the pyrF gene encoding orotidine-5'-phosphate decarboxylase — MTQASAAIDTTTQAKDRIIVALDVPDAAAARGIVAELGDSVGAYKVGLQLFTAEGPSFVRELVESGAKIFLDLKFHDIPNTVAMAAVEAARLGVWMFNVHASGGSEMMRQTATEVRKACESEAIAVPKIIAVTVLTSSDGNALSETGIETPVEDQVVRLAKLACESGLDGVVASANEAAAIRSAVADPNFVIVTPGIRPVDATIDDQKRVMTFGRAVAAGSDFAVIGRPITQAADMRAAVAAIVAEAGNKN, encoded by the coding sequence ATGACACAAGCCTCCGCAGCTATCGACACCACGACACAAGCAAAAGACAGGATAATCGTTGCCCTCGACGTGCCGGACGCCGCGGCCGCTCGGGGAATAGTCGCGGAACTCGGAGATTCGGTCGGTGCGTATAAGGTCGGGCTGCAGCTGTTTACCGCCGAAGGGCCGTCGTTCGTTCGCGAACTGGTCGAGTCCGGGGCGAAGATCTTCCTCGATCTCAAATTCCACGATATTCCGAATACGGTCGCCATGGCGGCGGTCGAGGCGGCTAGGCTGGGCGTGTGGATGTTCAACGTTCACGCATCAGGCGGCAGCGAGATGATGCGGCAAACTGCGACCGAGGTGAGAAAGGCTTGCGAAAGCGAAGCCATAGCGGTGCCGAAGATCATCGCCGTGACCGTCCTGACTAGTTCGGACGGCAACGCTCTCAGCGAAACGGGCATCGAAACGCCGGTCGAGGATCAGGTCGTGCGGCTCGCAAAACTCGCATGTGAGTCGGGATTGGACGGCGTCGTTGCTTCGGCAAATGAGGCCGCAGCGATCAGATCGGCAGTCGCTGATCCAAATTTTGTGATCGTTACGCCGGGCATAAGGCCTGTGGACGCAACAATTGATGACCAAAAGCGTGTAATGACATTTGGCCGAGCGGTCGCCGCCGGCAGCGATTTTGCCGTTATCGGCCGGCCTATCACGCAAGCCGCCGATATGCGTGCCGCGGTTGCCGCGATCGTCGCTGAGGCCGGAAACAAAAATTGA
- a CDS encoding DUF3108 domain-containing protein, which translates to MKLRRLTHNIKPVVAAFAMLVFLAAVNFGQAKGDAPTFLRIGEKLSYNVAFESFPNVAFFETAVVSRGKFSGRDAVELRGRMKTFDIVSAAFSLIDETRTVYAAPDTGLPLYISRTINSEAIPKETKYNFLTAPTSNFDLLTMVFKVREAGGNGTFSFDEDGESFVATFAGGLAEKVKTDAGEFDTVVSTVQSTYFDVRGIKELQVNLSSDEFRIPVLIRFKTVKGQFVCKLSGLTVEEVRSADPTPTPAGTPVPAATPKPRPTPEPYLDNQPLLRELAFALGETLEYKITSAGQETGKVMLQAKERKLIQNIDTLVLTAKATNISASNKPFVLGDAVTARVNPETLAPFGFEVKFNGQLASFNQTAVFDARTGAITAGAAKADSPVGTHSLLSLVYAMRSFNLKPSKNTTNPVNDTRVAVFWGDKTYIFVLRPNDVETTTLNGEKDRCTDDRCENRESATRRTIDQGLAIDRRQPCPAANFCGCISG; encoded by the coding sequence ATGAAACTTCGTCGTCTCACACACAATATCAAGCCGGTCGTCGCGGCTTTCGCGATGCTTGTTTTTCTGGCCGCCGTCAATTTCGGCCAGGCGAAAGGAGATGCTCCGACGTTTTTACGGATCGGCGAGAAGCTCTCGTATAATGTCGCGTTCGAGAGTTTCCCGAATGTCGCGTTTTTTGAGACAGCGGTCGTTTCGCGAGGCAAATTCAGCGGACGCGATGCTGTCGAGCTGCGCGGCCGCATGAAGACATTTGATATCGTAAGTGCCGCTTTTTCGCTGATCGACGAAACGCGGACGGTCTATGCCGCACCTGACACGGGCCTGCCGCTATACATATCCCGCACGATCAATTCGGAAGCGATCCCGAAAGAGACGAAATACAATTTTCTGACGGCTCCGACGTCAAACTTTGATCTGCTCACGATGGTCTTTAAGGTCCGCGAGGCGGGCGGAAATGGCACGTTTTCGTTCGACGAAGACGGCGAATCGTTCGTCGCGACGTTTGCGGGCGGACTCGCGGAAAAGGTAAAGACCGACGCCGGCGAATTCGATACGGTCGTTTCGACCGTACAGAGCACCTACTTCGACGTTCGCGGCATCAAGGAGCTGCAGGTCAATTTGAGTTCGGACGAATTCAGGATCCCGGTACTTATTCGATTCAAGACGGTCAAGGGCCAGTTTGTCTGCAAATTGTCGGGCCTCACGGTCGAAGAGGTCAGATCCGCCGACCCGACGCCGACGCCGGCGGGAACGCCGGTCCCGGCAGCAACGCCGAAGCCGAGGCCAACGCCCGAGCCGTATCTCGATAATCAACCGCTGCTGCGTGAGTTGGCATTTGCTCTTGGCGAAACGCTCGAATATAAAATAACATCCGCCGGCCAAGAGACCGGCAAAGTTATGCTCCAGGCTAAAGAGCGAAAGCTGATCCAGAATATCGATACGCTGGTGCTGACGGCGAAGGCGACCAATATTTCCGCGAGCAATAAGCCGTTCGTCTTGGGCGATGCGGTGACGGCCCGCGTCAATCCTGAGACGCTGGCGCCGTTTGGCTTCGAGGTGAAATTCAACGGCCAGTTGGCGTCGTTCAATCAAACGGCGGTGTTCGATGCCCGAACCGGTGCGATCACTGCAGGTGCAGCGAAGGCGGATTCGCCGGTCGGTACGCACAGCCTGCTGTCGCTGGTCTACGCGATGCGTTCGTTCAATCTAAAGCCAAGCAAGAACACAACAAATCCGGTTAATGACACGCGTGTTGCTGTGTTTTGGGGAGACAAGACCTACATATTCGTTTTGCGGCCGAATGACGTCGAGACCACAACACTCAACGGCGAAAAAGATCGCTGCACAGATGATCGCTGTGAAAACCGGGAATCCGCAACTCGACGCACTATCGATCAAGGTCTGGCTATCGATCGACGACAGCCGTGTCCCGCTGCGAATTTCTGCGGGTGCATATCAGGCTGA
- a CDS encoding ferrous iron transport protein A: MPDIMSTTSTLSNLPVGSEARVVSVNATNGTARRIMEMGVVPGVTISVIKAAPFGDPIEVRVRGYSLAMRKTEADAIEVSL; encoded by the coding sequence ATGCCGGATATTATGTCCACCACTAGCACACTTTCAAATCTTCCGGTCGGCAGCGAGGCCCGCGTCGTTTCGGTCAATGCGACCAACGGAACGGCTCGCCGCATTATGGAAATGGGAGTCGTTCCCGGCGTGACGATAAGCGTAATAAAGGCCGCACCGTTCGGTGATCCGATCGAAGTACGCGTGCGCGGCTACAGCCTCGCAATGCGAAAGACGGAGGCCGACGCGATCGAGGTCAGCCTCTAG
- the feoB gene encoding ferrous iron transport protein B — protein MDGHDKNANLTIALAGNPNAGKTTLFNSLTGLKQKVANYPGVTVERKEGVWSVADKEATLIDLPGLYSLDATSLDEQIARDIITGQQAGVPKPDVIVAVVDATNLERNLYLVTQIFEFGVPVVIALTMIDVFEKQEHEIDVDMLAALMKAPVVAVNAKTGRGKEQLAAKVAEVLGTVPEVPYVFDAATNEDGPHGKIFARYNFISNAVQESTWHSDQKKHRISDKIDRVLTHKFFGLIILVLILLVVFQTIFSWASLPMDLLEKGFGGVGDFVKAEMPPGILTDLIADGIIAGVGGVVVFLPQILLLFLFISLLEDSGYMSRAAFLLDKLMSRVGLHGKAFLPLISSFACAIPGIMATRTIESRRDRFATIMIAPFMSCSARLPVYTLMIGAFFGGQYVFGFVSIGALLMLIMYAIGIIAAVGTAFVLKRTVLKAPPPPFLMELPPYRLPNLRTVFQNMITRAWLFLKRAGTVILAISIILWALMYFPRSSEQPTAVSQQAGQEVSGAEIVPLPESEQLKHSYAGMLGHAIEPVIRPLGFDWKIGVALIASFAAREVLVSTLSIIYNVGKDENEESETLIAAVRDAKKDDGSPTWTPLVALTLMVFFVLAMQCMSTLAVVRRETNSWTWPLFMLAYMTGFAYVAALITYQAGKALGFE, from the coding sequence ATGGACGGACACGACAAAAACGCAAATCTCACGATCGCTCTCGCCGGTAATCCGAATGCCGGAAAGACCACGCTATTTAATTCGCTTACAGGGCTCAAACAAAAGGTCGCAAATTATCCGGGCGTGACGGTCGAACGCAAGGAAGGCGTTTGGAGCGTCGCCGATAAGGAAGCGACGCTGATCGACCTGCCGGGACTCTACAGCCTCGACGCAACATCGCTCGACGAACAGATCGCCCGCGACATCATCACCGGCCAGCAGGCCGGCGTGCCAAAGCCCGACGTCATCGTCGCCGTTGTCGACGCGACCAATCTCGAACGCAATCTATATCTCGTAACACAAATATTCGAATTTGGTGTTCCGGTCGTCATTGCGTTGACGATGATCGACGTATTTGAAAAGCAGGAACACGAGATCGATGTCGACATGCTCGCCGCTCTCATGAAAGCGCCGGTCGTCGCGGTCAACGCCAAGACCGGACGCGGCAAAGAGCAGCTTGCCGCAAAGGTCGCCGAGGTTCTCGGTACGGTGCCCGAGGTTCCGTACGTTTTCGACGCGGCGACCAACGAAGACGGACCGCACGGCAAGATCTTTGCCCGATACAATTTCATCTCGAACGCCGTTCAGGAATCGACATGGCACAGCGACCAAAAGAAACACCGCATCTCGGATAAGATCGACCGCGTGTTGACGCACAAATTCTTTGGCCTGATAATCTTGGTCCTGATTCTGCTGGTTGTATTTCAGACGATCTTTTCGTGGGCGAGCTTGCCGATGGACCTGCTGGAAAAGGGCTTTGGGGGCGTCGGTGATTTTGTAAAGGCTGAAATGCCGCCGGGAATATTGACCGATCTCATCGCGGATGGCATCATCGCCGGCGTCGGAGGCGTGGTCGTTTTTCTGCCTCAGATATTACTTCTGTTCCTGTTCATATCTCTGCTTGAGGATAGCGGCTACATGTCGCGGGCGGCGTTTTTGCTGGACAAGCTGATGTCACGAGTCGGTTTGCATGGTAAAGCGTTTTTGCCGCTTATCAGCAGCTTTGCGTGTGCAATTCCGGGCATAATGGCGACACGAACGATCGAAAGCCGGCGCGACAGGTTTGCAACGATCATGATCGCGCCGTTCATGAGCTGTTCCGCGCGGTTGCCTGTTTACACGCTGATGATCGGAGCTTTTTTCGGCGGTCAATACGTTTTCGGATTTGTTTCGATCGGGGCTCTGCTGATGCTGATCATGTACGCGATAGGTATCATTGCCGCGGTCGGGACCGCATTTGTCCTGAAACGCACCGTCCTAAAAGCTCCGCCGCCGCCGTTCCTGATGGAACTGCCGCCTTACCGTTTGCCGAATCTTCGTACCGTTTTTCAGAACATGATCACGCGGGCGTGGTTATTTTTGAAGCGAGCGGGAACGGTGATCCTGGCGATCTCGATCATCCTGTGGGCATTGATGTATTTCCCAAGGAGTAGTGAACAGCCAACGGCCGTCAGTCAGCAGGCAGGCCAGGAGGTTTCAGGCGCAGAAATCGTGCCATTGCCTGAGAGCGAACAGCTCAAGCATAGCTACGCCGGAATGCTCGGTCATGCGATCGAGCCGGTGATACGACCGCTCGGATTTGACTGGAAGATAGGCGTCGCCCTGATCGCGAGTTTTGCTGCCCGCGAAGTGCTGGTCTCGACGCTCAGCATCATTTACAATGTCGGCAAAGACGAGAACGAGGAATCGGAAACCCTGATCGCCGCCGTCCGTGATGCCAAAAAGGACGACGGCAGCCCAACATGGACGCCTTTGGTAGCTCTCACTCTGATGGTCTTCTTTGTGCTGGCAATGCAATGTATGTCCACACTCGCCGTAGTGCGCCGCGAGACGAATTCGTGGACCTGGCCGCTCTTTATGCTCGCGTATATGACGGGATTTGCGTATGTTGCGGCATTGATAACATATCAGGCAGGGAAAGCTCTGGGGTTTGAGTGA
- a CDS encoding FeoB-associated Cys-rich membrane protein: protein MSLQFIIVLIVIAAALVFAAVTLIRKRRAFSTKEGCGTDCGCGDGSKKLTS from the coding sequence ATGTCGCTTCAATTCATCATCGTCCTCATCGTCATTGCCGCCGCTCTTGTATTTGCGGCGGTCACACTGATCCGTAAACGGCGTGCGTTCTCGACAAAGGAAGGATGCGGCACCGATTGCGGTTGCGGTGACGGTTCAAAAAAATTAACCTCTTAG
- a CDS encoding DMT family transporter, whose protein sequence is MESNTKFLTPGVRAMFLSTLAFFLANVFVKQVAHIPAMETVFFRCIVAGAFCVYGLKRAKASLIGENHFMLLLRGVFGTTALYLFFVTLQQMPIASAQTIQYLSPIFTATIAIFVLKESVRPTQWFFYAIAFAGVLMIEQFDPRISPFYLILGIISAFCSGVAYNLVRSLRGKEHPLTVVLHFQLVGAVVGAISLFFYWETPQGWDWLYLFLIGVFSQLGQMFLTNALQRERIAGVAIVNYTGLVYALSVGWIFFGESQGIMALAGMLLVVIGVLLSVLYGRRQARLEEIEATAG, encoded by the coding sequence TTGGAAAGCAACACAAAATTCCTGACACCCGGCGTGCGTGCGATGTTCTTATCGACACTCGCGTTTTTTCTGGCGAATGTTTTCGTCAAACAGGTCGCGCATATCCCGGCGATGGAAACCGTATTTTTCCGGTGCATCGTTGCAGGAGCATTTTGTGTCTATGGCCTGAAGCGGGCGAAAGCGAGTCTCATTGGTGAGAATCATTTTATGCTTTTGCTTCGCGGCGTGTTTGGGACGACGGCTCTTTATCTGTTCTTCGTCACGCTCCAGCAGATGCCGATCGCGTCGGCACAGACGATACAGTATCTTTCGCCGATATTTACTGCGACGATCGCGATCTTTGTGCTGAAAGAGAGTGTGCGTCCGACACAGTGGTTCTTTTATGCGATCGCGTTTGCGGGCGTTTTGATGATCGAACAATTCGATCCGCGGATCTCACCGTTCTATCTGATCCTCGGTATCATCTCAGCGTTTTGCTCAGGAGTCGCGTATAATCTTGTTCGAAGCCTGCGGGGAAAGGAGCATCCGCTCACAGTAGTGCTGCATTTTCAGCTTGTCGGAGCGGTCGTTGGGGCTATCAGTTTGTTTTTCTATTGGGAGACGCCGCAAGGCTGGGATTGGCTTTATCTGTTCCTGATCGGTGTGTTTTCACAGCTCGGACAAATGTTCCTAACGAACGCCCTACAACGCGAACGGATTGCCGGGGTCGCGATCGTCAATTACACGGGGCTTGTGTATGCGTTGTCTGTCGGGTGGATATTTTTTGGTGAATCGCAAGGCATCATGGCACTCGCCGGGATGCTGCTGGTCGTTATCGGCGTGCTGTTGAGCGTTCTTTACGGCCGCAGGCAGGCGAGACTGGAAGAGATCGAGGCGACGGCGGGTTGA
- a CDS encoding MogA/MoaB family molybdenum cofactor biosynthesis protein yields the protein MEIKAGVITISDTRTIEQDLSGDRLAEMIASIGGEVVERLIVTDDLQNIRNTLHTLTEREDINLIITTGGTGFGPRDNTPEATSAVIEREAPGMAEAMRRETASKHRNAMLSRGVCGIRGKTLIINLPGSPKGVEECFEVIRPVLRHAVDLISGDTGH from the coding sequence ATGGAGATCAAGGCCGGCGTCATTACCATTAGCGATACGCGTACGATCGAGCAGGACTTGTCGGGCGATCGTCTGGCGGAAATGATCGCGTCCATTGGCGGTGAAGTCGTTGAGCGTTTGATCGTCACCGATGATCTGCAAAACATACGAAATACTCTCCACACATTGACCGAACGCGAAGATATCAATCTGATCATCACAACCGGCGGAACGGGATTTGGGCCGCGTGACAATACTCCTGAAGCGACAAGTGCGGTGATCGAACGGGAAGCCCCGGGGATGGCTGAGGCGATGCGGCGTGAAACGGCTTCGAAGCACCGAAACGCGATGCTTTCACGCGGGGTTTGCGGAATACGCGGCAAGACCCTGATCATCAATCTGCCCGGTTCACCGAAAGGCGTCGAAGAGTGTTTTGAGGTGATACGGCCGGTGCTGCGGCACGCAGTAGATCTCATATCAGGAGACACAGGACATTAG
- a CDS encoding peptidase S10 translates to MIAAIFLPVLLLFQVNPPAQPVTQKPPETPAVRPAGDTRDEPPVVTKRSVRVGAKTLSYTVTTGYMPLKNTATGETEARIFYMAYTLDNAPANRPLMFSFNGGPGSASVWLHLGTLGPRRVKMLDDGMLPPPPYEMEDNQHTWLTETDMVFIDPVGTGYSRAAKAEFASRYFGVNGDIDSVGEFIRLYLGRNERWLSPLFLVGESYGTTRAAGLSNYLFDKGIALNGILLVSAVLNFQTIRFADNNDLPLVLILPSYTATAWYHKRLSPAMQSKSIEQITAEARSFAAGEFMPAMLRLDSLSGAERSALAEKYSSYTGLSRDFVERANFRVDLSKFQKELLRSERRTAGRLDSRFKGIDRDSAGVSPDSDPSMNAIRPPYTAAFNAYVRGELGFKTDTEYYILGGGITSPWNWNVDNAYADTSIRMKDAMAKNPYMKIFVAQGYYDMATPFYAAEYTVSAMNLDPTLRRNINFAYYEAGHMMYIEKNSLAKLKTDAVAFIANSLRR, encoded by the coding sequence ATGATCGCAGCCATTTTTCTGCCCGTCCTGTTGCTTTTTCAGGTAAATCCTCCGGCTCAGCCCGTGACGCAGAAACCGCCCGAAACGCCTGCCGTCAGGCCCGCCGGCGACACGCGTGATGAACCGCCCGTCGTGACAAAACGCAGCGTCCGCGTTGGTGCGAAAACGCTCAGCTATACCGTGACCACCGGCTATATGCCTCTCAAAAACACCGCTACGGGCGAAACCGAGGCTCGCATTTTTTACATGGCGTACACGCTCGACAACGCCCCTGCGAACAGGCCGCTGATGTTTTCGTTCAATGGCGGTCCCGGTTCTGCCAGCGTCTGGCTCCATCTCGGCACGCTCGGCCCGCGTCGCGTCAAAATGCTCGATGACGGCATGCTGCCCCCGCCGCCGTATGAGATGGAAGACAATCAGCATACTTGGCTGACCGAGACCGACATGGTCTTCATCGATCCGGTTGGCACCGGCTATTCGCGTGCCGCCAAGGCCGAGTTTGCAAGCCGATATTTTGGCGTCAACGGCGACATCGATTCGGTCGGCGAGTTCATTCGCCTCTATCTCGGCCGCAATGAACGCTGGCTCTCGCCGCTTTTTCTGGTCGGCGAAAGCTACGGGACGACGCGTGCGGCCGGCCTATCGAATTATCTTTTTGACAAAGGCATCGCACTAAACGGAATTCTGCTCGTATCTGCCGTTCTTAACTTTCAGACCATCAGATTTGCTGATAATAATGACCTTCCGCTCGTCCTTATCCTTCCGTCCTACACCGCGACCGCCTGGTATCACAAGCGTTTGTCCCCAGCGATGCAGTCGAAGTCTATTGAGCAAATTACTGCCGAGGCGAGGAGTTTCGCTGCCGGTGAATTCATGCCCGCGATGCTCCGGCTCGACAGCCTTTCGGGCGCGGAACGCTCCGCTCTTGCCGAAAAATACAGCTCGTACACCGGCCTCAGCCGCGATTTTGTCGAGCGTGCCAATTTTCGCGTCGATCTGAGTAAATTCCAAAAGGAACTGCTTCGCTCGGAACGAAGGACCGCCGGCCGTCTCGACAGCCGATTCAAGGGGATTGACCGCGACTCCGCCGGCGTCTCGCCGGACAGCGACCCGTCGATGAACGCCATTCGTCCGCCCTACACGGCGGCTTTCAATGCGTACGTTCGCGGCGAACTTGGCTTCAAGACCGACACCGAGTACTACATTCTCGGCGGCGGCATCACCAGCCCCTGGAATTGGAACGTCGATAACGCCTATGCCGACACCAGTATCCGCATGAAGGATGCCATGGCGAAAAATCCGTACATGAAGATCTTTGTCGCTCAGGGTTATTACGACATGGCGACGCCCTTTTACGCAGCCGAGTACACCGTTTCCGCAATGAACCTCGACCCGACGCTGCGCCGGAATATCAATTTCGCCTATTACGAAGCCGGCCACATGATGTATATCGAGAAAAATTCACTCGCGAAACTCAAGACCGACGCGGTTGCGTTCATCGCAAATTCGCTTCGCCGTTAA